Proteins encoded in a region of the Bacillus sp. SM2101 genome:
- a CDS encoding putative holin-like toxin produces the protein MTVFEALMLAIAFCGLIISVLSFNKDDNK, from the coding sequence ATGACGGTATTTGAAGCATTGATGTTGGCAATTGCATTTTGCGGGCTGATTATTTCAGTACTGTCGTTCAACAAAGATGACAACAAATAG